A region of Salvelinus alpinus chromosome 6, SLU_Salpinus.1, whole genome shotgun sequence DNA encodes the following proteins:
- the LOC139578560 gene encoding protein furry homolog-like isoform X17, which yields MLSLQDSLFFEISIKSLLKSWSGSSSAPVNSVSRRRAPSVAPLSWEKRNAAAMSSITIDPELKPGEFVIKSLLAEFAVLAEKKIEVVMAEPLEKLLSRSLQRGEDAQFDQLISSMSSIAEHCLPSLLRTLFDWYRRQSGTEDESYEYRPRSSTKSKGDEQHRDKDYLLERRDLAIDFIFCLVSVEVLKQIPLHPVPDALVHEVLNLAFKHFKHKEGYSGPNTGNVHIIADLYAEVIGVLTQSKFQAVRKKFITELKELRQKEQSPYVVQSIISLIMGMKFFRVKMYPVEDFEASFQFMQECAQYFLEVKDKDIKHALAGLFVEILIPVAAAVKNEVNVPCLKNFVEMLYQTTFDLSSRKKHSLALYPLVTCLLCVSQKQFFLNNWHIFLTNCLSHLKIPSNNSIRKQIETLQNKDPKMSRVALESLYRLLWVYIIRIKCESNTVTQSRLLSIVSALFPKGSRSVVPRDTPLNIFVKIIQFIAQERLDFAMKEIIYDLLCVGKSHKTFTINPERMNIGLRAFLVIADSLQQKDGEPPMPTTGVIMPSGNTLRVKKIFLATTLTDEEAKVIGMSLYYPAVRKALDNILRHLDKEVGRSMSMTNVQMSNKEPEDMITGERKPKIDLFRTCVAAIPRLIPDGMSRQDLIELLAKLTIHMDEELRGLAFTTLQALMLDFPEWREDVLSGFVYFVVREVTDVHPTLLDNAVKMLLQLISQWRQAVQTSNKTHEAQQGPGSGPSLPLERSPLWGVLHVAEGLALVVLCSCRPATRRLAVNILKEVRALHTALGIAKGDEELAIDVMDRLSASVLESFIHLTGADQTNLLYCPSGIDLQTLAEWNSSPISHQFDVVSPSHIWVFAHVTQGQDPWVISLSSFLRQEHLPKHCPTALNYAGMFAYTRLQLLSPQVDINSPINAKKLNSLSSSSDSYVGLWRNYLILCCSSATSSPNSSSSTSGSVRCSPPETLASTPDSGYSYDSKIIGTPSPSSLFKHVVPMMRSESMDITESLVLGLGRTNPVAFRDLIEELNPIIKEALERRPENMKRRRRRDILRVQLVRIFELLADAGVVSQTGSGGLDGESHSLNSTLLEYVDLTRQLLEAENDKDSDTLKDIRCHFSALVANIIQNVPVHQRRTIFPQQSLRHSLFMLFSHWAGPFSIMFTPLDRYSDRNMQINRHQYCALKAMSAVLCCGPVADNVGLSSDGYLYKWLDNILDSQDRKVHQLGCEAVMLLLELNPDQSNLMFWAVDRCYTGSRRVAAGCFRAIANVFHNRDYQFDTVVLLNLILFKSADSSRDIYEVAMQLLQILEPKLFRYAHKLEIQRTDGILSPPSPLPHLYSVSYYQLSEELARTYPELTLPIFSEVSQRIQTAHPGGRQVMLHYLLPWMNNVELVDFKPSPRRQEPPVCEEEEEAHERDMMMVNSRRWLRGEGWGSPHATTMVLNNLMFMTAKYGDEFAWSEIENVWTTLADSWPKNLKIILHFLISMSGVNSEPSLLPYVKRVVVYLGRDKTMQLLEELMCELDLTDPVSSAVTHMDNPPYYRITSSYKIPSVTSAGTNSSSNTMVPGTDGHHDSSKNKDSNMDDGSTHLDIYSGLNSNLSRQHHRLESRYSSSSGGSYEEEKSDSMPLYANWRLKVMDHNRPEPLPFPPTGGCWSPLVDYLPETNTPGVPLHRCNIAVILLTDLIVDHGVKVEWSAYLHLLLHSIFIGLDHQHPEVYEHCKRLLLHLLVVQGTNSGVQSLASVLLRNREYNDPKVLTVKPPPHEFNLTGVCDFVPDYQPSPMTDSGLSSSSTSSSISLGAGVVPLPHLTPTLINEVDVTAEQYEKVKALIEFVTSRKRGPLWNHEDVSPKNPNIKSADQLSVFLRHVVTVFKQSQSGPCFQLEQLLSEVALQTALSCSSRHYAGRSFQIFRALKQPLTAATLSDVLSRLVETVGDPGEEAQGFVIELLLTLESGIDTLADTVKNYDLLTALAQASAHEHLLGAKFAAKRKSTGQLNLSSGGLFHQGHYPHSHTRSNSLRASLMGERKGDRRRSNTLDIADRLAGSHGNLARTQSLSSLREGGRGGPGEEAIPPVDPSNLMATVFWIAASLLESDYEFEYLLALRLLNKLLGQLPLENADSRERLERVQAKLKWYSFPGLLQLFLKGFTSASTQELTIHLLSKLISVSRHTLVDPSQVAGKRAGFPLNILCLLPHLIQHFDSPTPFCKETADKIAKVCAEEKSATLSNLAHMMSLYSAHSYSRDCANWINVVCRYLHDAFAEITFNLVTYLAELLEKGLPSMQQSLLQIIYSLLSHIDLSAAPVKQFNLEIMKIIGKYVQSPYWKEAQNILKLVVSRSASLVLPDEVQRSYSTESSGSPEIAFTRIFNNSSKELPGKTLDFHFDISETPIIGHKYGDQRTAAGRNGKPQVIAVTRSTSSTSSGSNSNGLVPVSWKRPQLSQRRTREKLMNVLSLCGPESGVPKNPSVRHLACQTVVFSSNEDLDSGDQQTSLIPTVEEVVREEDLQGEDAGSEQQFGVFKDFDFLDVELEDAEGESMDNFNWGVRRRSLDSMDKGEGDGDTPSLQECQYTGSTPSLNLTNQEDTDESSEEEVLSASQILTRSGLMNSDSATDDATSNHVDSLQQSQESSSSALTEETTALLPRQDSTALEMPRSDSNSSQLPEDGVSMTAADELSSSVSTDTGFGSSAPPLPPELCDVTDSQDPHYDLDPAPPLPPAIDTPPGSLCEERDSLTAMPLPPILDSPCGSVCEEDVTLALKELDDRCEEEEADFSDMSSSELHVEKRNLGGVSQQPECCWHQYLSQDEGDQDGFSEIQASPPPSPFLSAILAAFQPVTYDDEEDAWRCHVNQMLSDTDGSSAVYTFHVFSRLFKSMQRKFGFITHSSVRFLGERLQRMGNQFLSSLEVMTSHSQCPTVLLDAETLVSCGLLETLKFSVLELQEHLDTYNGKREAAEEWLENCRKTFRDKDGNQRPNTQAQQMEKLAELELCRRLYKLHFQLLLLFQAYCKLISHVDIIKREAEVTNMSEELAILESCLKQVESGVDGQEDVGVSDASQTSTETAIQSLIETLRARDFGSALTQVKTFRSLWPNDIFGNESDDAVQTLLHIYFRHQTLGQTGCLAVVGPSRDLSQASGRLMELNLQIREALSQAQACQAPQTTVVSTGL from the exons ccTCGGCCCCAGTCAACAGTGTGAGTAGACGCCGCGCCCCCTCCGTGGCCCCCCTGTCGTGGGAGAAGCGAAACGCCGCCGCCATGTCGAGCATCACCATTGACCCCGAGCTCAAGCCCGGGGAGTTTGTCATCAAGAGTCTGTTGGCTGAGTTTGCTGTGCTGGCTGAGAAGAAGATTGAGGTGGTGATGGCTGAACCGCTG gaGAAACTGTTGTCGCGATCTCTCCAAAGAGGGGAAGATGCGCAATTTGATCAG TTAATAAGCTCTATGAGCTCCATAGCGGAACACTGTTTGCCCTCCCTGCTGCGCACACTGTTTGACTGGTACCGGCGGCAGAGTGGCACCGAGGATGAGTCCTATGAGTACAGGCCTCGCTCCAGCACCAAGTCCAAAGG GGATGAACAGCATCGGGATAAAGACTACCTATTGGAGCGGAGGGATTTAGCCATAGATTTCATTTTCTGTTTAGTTTCAGTAGAAGTTTTAAAACAG ATTCCTCTTCATCCCGTGCCAGACGCTTTAGTACATGAAGTTCTGAACCTGGCATTCAAGCACTTTAAACACAAAGAGGG GTACTCCGGCCCCAACACTGGCAATGTGCACATCATAGCAGACCTGTATGCGGAGGTCATCGGAGTTCTCACACAGTCAAA GTTCCAGGCGGTGCGTAAGAAGTTCATCACGGAGCTGAAGGAGCTGAGACAGAAGGAGCAGAGCCCCTACGTGGTCCAGAGCATCATCAGCCTCATCATGGGCATGAAGTTCTTCAGGGTCAAGATGTACCCCGTGGAGGACTTCGAGGCCTCCTTCCAGTTCATGCAG gaGTGTGCCCAGTATTTCCTGGAGGTGAAGGATAAGGACATAAAGCATGCATTGGCTGGCCTCTTTGTTGAGATCCTCATCCCTGTTGCTGCT GCGGTGAAGAATGAAGTCAACGTGCCGTGCCTCAAGAACTTTGTGGAGATGCTCTACCAGACAACCTTTGACCTTAGCTCCAGGAAGAAGCACTCTTTG gcTCTGTATCCTCTGGTGACGTGCCTGCTGTGTGTCAGTCAAAAGCAGTTCTTCCTCAATAACTGGCACATCTTCCTCACAAACTGCCTCTCGCACCTGAAG ATACCGTCTAACAACAGCATCCGAAAGCAGATTGAGACACTGCAG AACAAAGACCCCAAAATGTCCCGTGTGGCGCTGGAGTCCCTCTACAGACTGCTGTGGGTCTACATCATCAGGATCAAGTGTGAGAGCAACACCGTCACGCAGAG CCGGCTGCTCAGCATCGTTTCAGCACTTTTCCCCAAAGGCTCCCGTAGTGTGGTGCCGAGGGACACGCCCCTCAACATCTTTGTCAAGATCATCCAGTTCATAGCTCAG GAAAGGCTTGACTTTGCTATGAAGGAGATAATTTATGACCTACTGTGTGTGGGGAAATCTCACAAGACCTTCACCATCAATCCAGAG AGGATGAATATTGGCCTGAGGGCTTTCCTTGTGATAGCTGACAGTCTGCAGCAGAAGGACGGGGAGCCGCCCATGCCCACCACAGGGGTCATCATGCCCTCAGGAAACACTCTGCGGGTCAAAAAGATCTTCCTCGCCACCACCCTCACTGACGAGGAGGCCAAGGTCATCG gcaTGTCGCTGTACTACCCAGCGGTGAGAAAGGCCCTGGACAACATCCTGCGTCACCTGGACAAGGAAGTGGGGCGCTCCATGAGCATGACCAACGTCCAGATGTCCAATAAAGAGCCTGAGGACATGATCAC GGGGGAGAGGAAGCCGAAGATCGATCTGTTCCGTACGTGTGTGGCGGCCATCCCCAGGCTGATCCCGGACGGCATGAGCAGACAGGACCTGATCGAGCTGCTGGCTAA GCTGACCATCCACATGGACGAGGAGCTGCGTGGCCTGGCCTTCACCACCCTGCAGGCTCTGATGCTGGACTtcccagagtggagggaggacgtGCTCTCTGGCTTCGTCTACTTCGTGGTGCGCGAGGTCACCGACGTCCACCCCACGCTGCTGGACAATGCCGTCAAGATGCTGCTGCAGCTCATCAGCCAGTGGAGGCAGGCCGTCCAGACCAGCAACAAGACCCACGAGGCACAG CAGGGCCCTGGAAGCGGGCCGTCTCTGCCCCTGGAGCGCTCTCCTCTGTGGGGGGTGCTGCACGTGGCGGAGGGCCTGGCACTGGTGGTTCTGTGCAGCTGCCGCCCCGCCACGCGCAGGCTGGCTGTTAATATCCTCAAAGAGGTCCGAGCCCTGCACACCGCTCTGGGCATCGCCAAG GGAGATGAGGAGTTGGCCATAGATGTGATGGACAGGCTAAGTGCATCTGTGCTGGAGAGCTTCATCCATCTCACAGGAGCTGACCAG ACCAACCTGCTATATTGTCCCAGCGGTATCGACCTGCAGACGCTGGCAGAATGGAACTCGTCTCCCATCAGCCACCAGTTTGACGTGGTCAGCCCGTCGCACATCTGGGTGTTTGCCCACGTGACGCAGGGCCAGGACCCCTGGGTCATCAGCCTGTCCAGCTTCCTGCGCCAGGAGCACCTGCCCAAGCACTGCCCCACCGCACTCAACTACGCCGGGATGTTCGCCTACACACGCCTGCAGCTGCTCTCTCCGCAAGTGGACATCAA CAGCCCTATAAATGCTAAGAAGCTGAACAGCCTGAGCAGCAGTAGTGACTCGTACGTGGGGCTGTGGAGGAACTACCTGATCCTCTGTTGTAGCTCCGCCACTTCCTCccccaactcctcctcctccacctctggcTCCGTCCGCTGCTCCCCGCCTGAGACGCTGGCGTCCACGCCGGACAGTGGCTACAGCTACGACTCTAAG ATTATTGGCACTCCGTCCCCCTCATCCCTGTTCAAACACGTTGTCCCGATGATGCGCTCTGAGAGCATGGACATCACAGAGTCACTCGTCCTGGGGCTTGGCAGGACCAACCCCGTGGCCTTCAG AGATCTGATAGAGGAACTGAACCCCATCATTAAGGAGGCTCTGGAGAGGAGACCTGAG AACATGAAGCGACGTAGGCGTCGCGACATCCTGAGGGTCCAGCTGGTCCGGATCTTTGAGCTGCTGGCCGACGCTGGCGTCGTCAGTCAGAC ggggaGTGGCGGTCTGGACGGGGAGAGTCACTCTCTGAACTCGACACTGTTGGAGTATGTGGATCTGACGAGACAGCTGCTGGAGGCTGAGAACGACAAAGATTCAGACACACTGAAGGACATCCGCTGCCACTTCAGCGCTCTGGTGGCCAACATCATTCAGAACGTCCCag TGCACCAGAGGAGGACCATCTTCCCCCAGCAGTCTCTGAGACACAGTCTATTCATGTTGTTCAGCCACTGGGCGGGGCCCTTCAGCATCATGTTCACCCCACTAGACCGGTACAGCGACCGCAACATGCAGATCAACCGACACCAGTACTGTGCTCTCAAG GCCATGTCGGCAGTGTTGTGCTGTGGTCCAGTGGCTGATAACGTTGGCCTCTCCTCTGACGGTTATCTCTACAAGTGGTTGGACAACATCCTGGACTCTCAGGACAGGAAG GTGCACCAGTTGGGCTGTGAGGCGGTGATGCTGCTGTTGGAGCTGAACCCAGACCAGAGTAACCTGATGTTCTGGGCTGTGGACCGCTGTTACACTGGCTCACGCCGCGTGGCTGCCGGCTGCTTCAGGGCCATCGCCAACGTCTTTCACAACAG GGATTACCAGTTTGACACTGTGGTGCTGCTGAATCTGATCTTGTTCAAGTCGGCTGATTCATCCAGAGATATCTATGAGGTGGCCATGCAGCTGCTGCAG ATCTTGGAGCCCAAGCTCTTCCGTTACGCTCACAAACTGGAGATCCAGAGAACAGATGGGATCCTGAGCCCTCCCTCCCCGCTGCCACACCTCTACTCTGTCTCCTACTACCAGCTGTCTGAGGAGCTGGCCAGGACATACCCAGAGCTCACCCTGCCCATCTTCTCAG AGGTGAGCCAGCGTATCCAGACAGCACACCCTGGCGGTCGCCAGGTGATGCTGCACTACCTCCTGCCCTGGATGAACAACGTGGAGCTGGTGGACTTCAAGCCGTCGCCACGGCGACAGGAACCCCCAGTCtgtgaggaggaagaagaggcccACGAGCGCGACATGATGATGGTCAACAGCCGGCGCTGGCTCAGAGGGGAGGGCTGGGGCTCCCCACACGCCACCACCATGGTGCTCAACAACCTCATGTTCATGACCGCCAAG TACGGGGATGAGTTTGCGTGGTCAGAGATAGAGAACGTGTGGACCACCCTGGCCGACAGCTGGCCAAAGAACCTGAAGATCATCCTGCACTTCCTCATCAGCATGTCAGGGGTCAACAGTGAGCCCAGCCTCCTGCCCTAT gtgAAGCGGGTGGTGGTCTACCTAGGCAGGGATAAGACTATGCAGCTGCTGGAGGAGCTGATGTGTGAGCTGGACCTGACAGACCCAGTGAGCTCTGCTGTCACTCACATGGACAACCCTCCCTACTACCGCATCACCTCCAGCTACAAGATCCCCTCCGTCACCTCAGCAG GAACCAACTCCAGCAGTAACACCATGGTGCCAGGAACCGACGGTCACCATGACAGCAGCAAAAATAAAGACTCCAACATGGATGACGG TTCCACCCATCTGGACATCTACAGTGGTCTGAACAGCAACCTGAGCCGTCAGCACCACCGCCTGGAGTCTCGTTACAGCAGCAGCTCTGGAGGATCCTATGAGGAGGAGAAGA GTGACTCCATGCCGCTGTATGCTAACTGGCGTCTGAAGGTGATGGACCACAACCGTCCCGAgcccctccctttccctcccacAGGGGGCTGCTGGTCCCCTCTGGTGGACTACCTGCCGGAGACCAACACCCCTGGAGTACCCCTCCACAG GTGTAACATAGCTGTCATCCTACTGACTGACCTCATAGTAGACCATGGGGTCAAAGTGGAGTGGAGCGCCTACCTTCACCTCCTGCTGCACTCCATcttcatag GGTTGGACCACCAGCACCCTGAGGTCTACGAGCACTGCAAACGCCTCCTGCTTCACCTGCTGGTCGTCCAGGGAACCAACAGCGGCGTCCAATCCCTGGCCTCCGTGCTGCTGCGCAACCGAGAGTACAACGACCCCAAGGTGCTGACCGTGAAGCCACCGCCCCACGAGTTCAACCTCACAG GAGTGTGTGACTTTGTGCCAGACTACCAGCCGTCTCCCATGACAGACTCAGGCCTGAGCTCCAGCTCCACGTCGTCCAGCATCAGCCTGGGTGCAGGAGTCGTCCCCCTGCCCCACCTCACCCCCACCCTGATCAACGAGGTGGACGTCACCGCAGAGCAGTACGAGAAGGTCAAAGCCCTCATCGAGTTTGTCACCTCCAG GAAGCGGGGGCCCCTGTGGAACCATGAGGACGTGTCACCCAAGAACCCCAACATAAAGAGTGCTGACCAGCTGAGCGTGTTCCTCCGACATGTAGTGACAGTCTTCAAACAGTCCCAGTCAGGTCCTT GTTTCCAACTGGAGCAGTTGCTGAGTGAGGTCGCCCTGCAGACTGCTCTGTCCTGCTCGTCTCGTCACTACGCAGGACGCTCCTTCCAGATCTTCAGGGCTCTCAAACAACCCCTCACAGCCGCCACACTTTCTGATGTCCTCTCACGCCTCGTAGAGACAGTGGGCGACCCGGGAGAGGAGGCACAG GGTTTTGTTATCGAGCTGCTGCTGACTCTGGAGTCAGGGATCGACACGCTCGCTGACACAGTCAAGAACTATGACCTCCTCACTGCCTTGGCACA GGCCTCTGCCCATGAGCACCTGCTGGGGGCCAAGTTTGCAGCTAAAAGGAAGAGCACGGGCCAGCTGAATCTGAGTAGCGGTGGTCTTTTCCACCAAGGCCACTACCCCCACAGCCACACCCGCAGCAACTCCCTCCGCGCCAGCCTCATGGGTGAACGTAAGGGAGACCGCCGCCGCAGTAACACCCTAGACATCGCCGACCGGCTGGCCGGTAGCCACGGCAACCTAGCACGAACGCAGAGCTTGTCGTCGTTGCGGGAGGGTGGCAGAGGGGGTCCTGGGGAGGAGGCCATCCCTCCTGTggacccatccaacctgatggcCACGGTGTTCTGGATAGCAGCCTCCCTCCTGGAGTCGGACTATGAGTTTGAGTACCTGCTGGCCCTGCGGCTGCTCAACAAGCTACTGGGCCAGCTGCCCCTGGAGAACGCAGACAGCAGGGAGAGACTAGAGAGGGTGCAGGCCAAGCTGAAATGGTACAGCTTCCCTGGTCTGCTGCAGCTCTTCCTCAAGGGCTTCACCTCAGCTTCCACCCAGGAGCTCACCATCCACCTGCTAAGCAAGCTCATCAGCGTCTCCCGCCACACACTGGTCGACCCCTCCCAGGTGGCAGGTAAGCGAGCAG GTTTTCCTCTGAACATCCTGTGCCTGCTGCCTCACCTCATCCAGCACTTTGACAGCCCCACTCCGTTCTGCAAGGAGACGGCGGATAAGATAGCCAAGGTGTGTGCCGAGGAGAAGTCCGCCACGCTGTCTAACCTGGCCCACATGATGAGCCTGTACAGCGCACACAGCTACTCCAGAGACTGCGCCAACTGGATCAACGTGGTGTGTCGTTACCTGCACGACGCCTTCGCTGAGATCACGTTCAATCTGGTCACATACCTGGCCGAG TTGCTGGAGAAAGGCCTACCCAGCATGCAGCAGTCCCTGCTGCAGATCATCTACAGCCTGCTGAGTCACATTGACCTGTCGGCTGCACCCGTCAAACAGTTCAACCTGGAGATCATGAAGATCATCGGCAAATATGTCCAG AGCCCGTACTGGAAGGAGGCCCAGAACATTCTGAAGCTGGTGGTGTCTCGGTCGGCCAGCCTGGTGTTGCCAGACGAGGTGCAGCGCTCCTACAGCACCGAGTCCTCTGGATCCCCAGAGATCGCCTTCACTCGCATCTTCAACAACTCCTCTAAGGAGCTGCCCGGCAAGACGCTGGACTTCCACTTTGACATCTCAGAG ACACCCATCATAGGGCATAAGTACGGGGACCAGCGCACAGCTGCAGGGCGGAATGGGAAACCGCAAGTCATCGCTGTGACCCGGAGCACGTCCTCCACTTCCTCTGGATCCAACTCCAACGGCCTGGTGCCTGTCAGCTGGAAGAGGCCCCAACTCTCTCAG AGGCGAACCAGAGAGAAGCTCATGaacgttctctctctgtgtggtcctGAGTCTGGCGTTCCCAAGAATCCTTCTGTAAGACACCTGGCATGTCAAACT GTGGTGTTCTCATCCAACGAGGACCTGGACTCAGGTGATCAGCAGACCAGTTTGATCCCCACAGTGGAGGAGGTGGTGAGGGAGGAGGACCTGCAGGGAGAGGATGCAGGAAGTGAGCAGCAGTTTGGAGTCTTCAAGGACTTTGATTTCCTGGACGTGGAGCTGGAAGATGCTGAG GGGGAGAGCATGGACAACTTTAACTGGGGCGTGCGTCGGCGCTCCCTGGACAGCATGGACAAGGGGGAGGGAGACGGGGACACGCCGTCCCTGCAGGAGTGCCAGTACACCGGGAGCACGCCCAGCCTCAACCTCACCAACCAGGAGGACACGGACGAGTCGTCTGAGGAGGAGGTACTGAGCGCTAGCCAGATTCTCACCCGCTCTGGCCTC ATGAACAGTGACTCGGCTACGGACGATGCCACGTCCAACCACGTGGACTCTCTGCAGCAATCGCAGGAGTCGTCCAGCAGTGCCTTGACAGAGGAGACCACGGCCCTGCTGCCCCGCCAGGACAGCACTGCACTGGAGATGCCGCGCTCTGACTCAAACAGCAGTCAGCTGCCTGAG GACGGGGTGAGCATGACGGCGGCAGATGAGCTGAGCAGCAGCGTGAGCACGGACACGGGGTTTGGCAGCAgtgccccccctctgccccctgaGCTGTGTGACGTCACCGACTCCCAAGACCCACACTATGACCTGGACCCGGCCCCCCCTCTCCCACCGGCCATAGACACCCCGCCGGGGTCCCTCTGTGAAGAGAGGGACTCCCTCACAGCCATGCCCCTGCCCCCCATCCTAGACAGCCCCTGTGGCTCTGTGTGTGAGGAGGACGTGACGCTGGCGCTGAAGGAGCTTGACGAccgctgtgaggaggaggaggccgACTTCTCCGACATGTCCAG TTCAGAGTTGCATGTGGAGAAGCGGAATCTGGGGGGAGTGAGTCAACAACCAGAGTGTTGCTGGCATCAATATCTCAG TCAGGATGAGGGCGATCAAGATGGTTTCTCAGAGATCCAGGCCTCTCCGCCCCCCTCGCCCTTCCTCTCCGCCATCCTGGCAGCTTTCCAGCCCGTTACCTATGACGACGAGGAGGACGCTTGGCGTTGCCATGTCAACCAGATGTTGTCGGACACGGATGGGTCCTCTGCTGTGTACACCTTCCACGTGTTCTCCCGACTATTTAAG AGCATGCAGAGGAAGTTTGGCTTCATCACCCACTCGTCGGTGCGTTTCCTAGGAGAGCGGCTGCAGCGAATGGGGAACCAGTTCCTCAGCTCCCTAGAGGTCATGACCTCTCACTCCCAGTGCCCCACGGTGCTGCTGGATGCTGAGACG TTGGTGTCATGTGGACTGCTGGAGACTCTGAAGTTCAGTGTGCTGGAGTTGCAGGAGCACCTGGACACCTACAACGGCAAGAGAGAGGCGGCTGAGGAG TGGCTGGAGAACTGCAGGAAGACGTTTCGCGACAAAGACGGCAACCAACGACCCAACACTCAAGCCCAG CAAATGGAAAAACTAGCA